Part of the Oceanidesulfovibrio indonesiensis genome is shown below.
GCGAAGTGGCCGCCGAGTTTTCTAACCCGGCGATGATGTACTACATCGGTAAAGATTCCAGCGTCATGCTGCATCTGGCGCGTAAAGCGTTTTATCCGGGTACGCTGCCGTTCACGCTGCTGCACGAGGACACCGGCTGGAAATTCCGCGAAATGTACGATTTCCGCGACCGTACCGCGAAAGCC
Proteins encoded:
- a CDS encoding phosphoadenosine phosphosulfate reductase domain-containing protein, producing the protein MDQKRLTHLRQLEAESIHIIREVAAEFSNPAMMYYIGKDSSVMLHLARKAFYPGTLPFTLLHEDTGWKFREMYDFRDRTAKA